The nucleotide sequence GCTGCAGGTCGAGAAATGACACCAGCCACTTGGAAATAACCCAGGTTCATCATTAGTAATTATATATCATTTACAAtactattaattaattatataagatataatttaattaatacggtattcataatatattttatatggtttattaaattttttttaaaaaaacttaaaaattgacAATCAGTTAGTtcgcttcatttttttttttagctcATATAGATTTTTTGTGTTTCTACTGTTAATTTTACCTCTTTACACATATCATACTTTTTTTAGTAAAAAAATAAACCGATTAATTAGTTTGGTGAATATGtacttttttttaataatgaGAAGGTTATGGGGTAAGTATCTTTACATAGTTCTTAGTTTAATCTTTTACATGAAAGTTTACAAAATTAGCTTTCAACAAAAGAATGCTACAgaattaggaaaaaaaaatagatgatatatttataattatttagaCGTTGatgtaaatttaatttgaaatataaTAAAGTGTTAAAATAAAGATAATGATGTGTAAATTTTTATCTATAATTTTATTCTCACTCAATGTTAATTTCTAGTTAAATCTTTTTGGTATTAAAAACATTATATAATTACTAAAAGTTATATAAAAAATTGTTAATAACATAAAATGCattatatttttaagaaaataactACTTAATTCAGTAAAAGAAGGGATTAGGAGTTAAAATTTGTTTAGGATTTAgggtaaataagaaaaaaaatatgcaaagcaTTAAAGAATTGTTATAAAGTGTTTCTAACATTTTAAAGAAATTTGGAGCTTATCAATTAATAAATGGAGCTTttagttatttacttattaataaaaaaatattttttaaaaaaaatcttagaaaatattttatattaatcaTACCTTATAAATATTTGTGaaaagtaattaaaaataaaaatgtaattCTTGAAAGAGatattgaaatttaaaaaaaattgaattaataaaataatttggcgtttttaaaaattttcaaaaacttttaaaattgttAACCTCTCATTACTTTTAAGGATTTAGTATCAATCTCATTCTTATCTACTTTGAAGGATTTGACAACCCACACATTGAGAGGACTTATACTAATTGATATTGAAATGAAAACAGCATAAGTGCATTGTTTAGGTAATAGTTTACATTGACAGCACAACCATAGCATTGTTTCATTTGCAAAATGTCTCGAGTATATAGTTCCTGAAAAATACCATGCTTACAATGAAAGTTAACACACTTCTAATATGAGAAACTATAAAATACGTGAAAGCTCACACTTCTAATATGAAAAAATTATTGACTGTTACATTGAATTATTCACTCCTCTATTCAATCTTACCTTGATGGTCAcataaaatttatcataaatttcATCAACCTTTTTAAAGTAAGAGTACCTCCATTTTTTCTTGAATAGTAGGGGGACAAACACACTCCACAATCCAACAATATATCCAAGTGCGCCGCCGAGCCAGATCGAAAACATTGGTGACAATATTGCATGCTCCTTGCTTGTCACATTGATATTGTTTCCATGAAAACAACTCTTGTTTACTAAGTCTCCACAAAGATAAGGATTGCCAATATAAATAGTTGCATCATCTAATGTTTGAAGCTAGTATCCCATGGGAATGTTTCCTGATAAGTTATTGTAAAACAAGTTCAAGTGGTTCAAAGCATTTAATTCTGATAAGTCTTGAGGAATAACTCCTGATAAATTGTTGAAGGATAAATCTAGAGTTTCCAATAAACTCATTCCACCAATACTATCTGGGATCTTGCCTGTGAAgtagtttcttgataaattcaacGTTTAGAGTCTAGCAAGATATCCTAATTCTTTAGGAATCTCATAGGTCAAACTATTATTTGAAAGGTCTATACTCTTTACAAGATAGAGAATAGATGAAAAGTCATATTGGTTCCCTTTTATAACTAAAGTTATGGCATCCTAAGTCCTGTCTACAAAATAGATCATATGAAAAACCATTTTTCCAAGTTGTATTGGTGATGATGCGGAAATCACATAGCTTAAATTTTCAAAGGTACTTGGTATTGGCCCGGATAAATTATTATTTGCAAGGTCAATAATTTGCAAATCCTTCAAATAGCCAAGTTTTGGATCAATATTGCCATCGAACATATTTGAACGGAGTTGAAGAATGCGCAACTGCTGCCAGCTTTGTCCAATCCATGAAGGTATATTTCCAGAGATTTTATTGTTACCAAGATCAACAATCGCTAACTGTTTGCAATCTTGCAATGATGATGGGAGATcaccttttaaattattattattcaagtgcaagaattgaagtctcGTCAAGTTGCCCAGAGAGCTTGGAATTTCTCCAGAGAGCATATTGTTTCCCAAATGAATATATTTAAGAAATGAACCCTCCTGCCAACATTGAGGAATTTCTCCAGATATTTTGTTATTTGATAAGCCGAGGTATTCAAGTGTATGAGAATTACAGACATTGGATGGTATGCTTCCATTAATATGATTATGTGAGAGAAATATAACATTTAATTGAGGCATGAATAAGGTTGGTGGCAGTGGccctgaaaaagcattaaaagatAGGTCTAGAAAATGTATGCTGGGTGGCAAATGATGAATTGGACCTTCAAGTAGATTTGAACCAAGACTTAGAGTGGATAGTTTATTCAAACTCTCTAAGGATGCCGGCAAAGTACCAGTAATTTTGTTGTTCGAGAGATCTAGAAAAGTAATGTTGGAAAAAGAGTTCCAAACCCATTCAGGCAAGTTACCCTCAATACTTGTATCGCACAACATAATCTCCGTGAGGGATTGTTGTGAACGGAGCCATGCAGGAAATTCAGGACCTAACTTACAATTACCTAAGCTAATGCTTAGTAACTGGAAAGGAGGGGTCCAAGTGTGTTTTACTGGTATAGTAAGGACGGGGTTTTCAATCAATGACAAGACCACTAGTTTAGTTAGGTTGGAAAGGTGGAGCTCAGTAACTTCACCCTtaaaggaattaaaagagaggtCAAGAACATTTAGGTTGGACAATTTACCAATCTCAATTGGTATTGGTCCAGAAAGTGAACAATTCTTTAACTTCAGTGTGGACAAGCTTGATAAGTTCATAAGCCCATCAGGAAGGGGACCATGGAGCAAATTCCAGGAAAGATCAAGATATGTTAGGCTGATTAAGTTGCCAAGTTCATTAGGCAATGCCCCTCGAATTCCAGAGTAATCAAGTTGAAGAGACGAGAGGCTCGTGAGATTAAACAACCAGTTGGGAAAAGAAGAGTTGAAGTTGTTCCGACCAAGATTAAGAGTCAGGAGAGAAGTGAGATTGAGATGGGAATTTAGAGGGAGGGGGATAATATTACTAAGACTACAATCATATAGAATTAATTGTTGTAGGGAAGGTAACATGTTGATTGCTGATACCCAATTATGGGAGGCAGCGCTGAGATCCAAAAACGACATGTCCAGAAACTTCAAAGAAGAAAGGCCGGAGAGCCAGTCTAGGCTGTGGACAACAATTTTGGCAGAATTATAATATGGGCTGAGATAAAGAAGACGAAGATTAGTTAAGTTTCCAAGATGAGGAGGAATGGTTCCACTGTAGTTGGTGTAAGAAAGATCAAGATACCTCAGTGGGTGAAGAGAACCAACGAGTGTTGGAATTTGGGTGGCCTCAAAGTCATTGCCACTCAGATTTAAGCTTTGTAAATGCTTTAAAGACAATAATGAAGGATGCAGCAGCTCACCCCTCAATCTGTACCCCCTCCAATTGGTTCCCTCATTTGGATTTCCAAGGTTGAGCTCGGCCACTCGTACGCTGCCCGTTCTGTTGTGGCAGACGACGCCAGTCCATGCGCAGCAGTCCATTTGGGCACGCCACGAAGACAAGCGGGCTGAAGGATCTTTGATGGCGGCTTTGAAAAGCAAGAGAGCGTCCCTCTCCCTCTCCAAGCACCCCTTGCTGCTCATGAGTACTCTCGTTTCTACTCCAGATACCTCCATGAGAAAGAAGAAGGCCAGACTGATAATGAGCCAGACAGGAGGAAGATAGTAGCAGAAGTATTGTTGGGGGTGGTGCAGTGGCCATGACTCGCGTAAACCGAGTCTGCTTCTACTCCAGGCCGTTGccatgctcttaattaattttttgcaGTAGCCCGAAGGCAATAGCAATGACTATTTATCTTGAAGAATGGATGAATGAATGACTGAATGAAGAGCCGATTTCCCTCCGCCGCCATTATTGCAACAATCtacaatttttctttttttttgctaCAAAAGAATCATTTGTCGTGCTTGTTAAAATATTAAATCGAGTTAAACGTGCTTAATTAGTATCATCAATAACATATTCAAATCGAAAAGCAAAAGCAAAATTGAATTTAATAGTCTACCTCCTACCATTACTATTCACACTTTCACGCACACTTAATAACCAGCGCTAGTTGTCTCCGTGGAAATTGGTCAAATAGATCCATCGTTTTCTTGTGTGAAAATTGCGATGCTTTTTCCTGGCCGGTCACGAGACGCCGACAATGATGCAGCTGAGGCGGGTCGTTGACGGCAGAGAGAGCGACAAATTAAATAAGTTTACTATTTGATGCGGCGATAAAGTGAGTCAGTCTAACACGGGTCAAATGCTAAAATAGAGGTCAGTCAAATAACTAAAATTGAATTTAGAGAGAGGGGGATATTACTAAGACCACAATGATATAGAATTGATTGTTGTAGTGAAGGTAACATGTTGATTGCCTACACCCAATTATGGGAGGCAACGCTGAGATCTAAAAAGGACATGTCCAGATACATCGACGACGAAAGGCCGGAGAAGAATACTGGGCACAATAATATAATTTGTGTCGTTTCCTCTTTTAGCACATCTGTCTTCAAACACAAACTCCATTAGCTTTATCTGCAGGAAGAAGAGGAAACATTAATTCATTATATATCAATCCAAACTAATGCATTCCATGCTTTATT is from Zingiber officinale cultivar Zhangliang chromosome 7B, Zo_v1.1, whole genome shotgun sequence and encodes:
- the LOC122004702 gene encoding receptor-like protein EIX2 — protein: MATAWSRSRLGLRESWPLHHPQQYFCYYLPPVWLIISLAFFFLMEVSGVETRVLMSSKGCLERERDALLLFKAAIKDPSARLSSWRAQMDCCAWTGVVCHNRTGSVRVAELNLGNPNEGTNWRGYRLRGELLHPSLLSLKHLQSLNLSGNDFEATQIPTLVGSLHPLRYLDLSYTNYSGTIPPHLGNLTNLRLLYLSPYYNSAKIVVHSLDWLSGLSSLKFLDMSFLDLSAASHNWVSAINMLPSLQQLILYDCSLSNIIPLPLNSHLNLTSLLTLNLGRNNFNSSFPNWLFNLTSLSSLQLDYSGIRGALPNELGNLISLTYLDLSWNLLHGPLPDGLMNLSSLSTLKLKNCSLSGPIPIEIGKLSNLNVLDLSFNSFKGEVTELHLSNLTKLVVLSLIENPVLTIPVKHTWTPPFQLLSISLGNCKLGPEFPAWLRSQQSLTEIMLCDTSIEGNLPEWVWNSFSNITFLDLSNNKITGTLPASLESLNKLSTLSLGSNLLEGPIHHLPPSIHFLDLSFNAFSGPLPPTLFMPQLNVIFLSHNHINGSIPSNVCNSHTLEYLGLSNNKISGEIPQCWQEGSFLKYIHLGNNMLSGEIPSSLGNLTRLQFLHLNNNNLKGDLPSSLQDCKQLAIVDLGNNKISGNIPSWIGQSWQQLRILQLRSNMFDGNIDPKLGYLKDLQIIDLANNNLSGPIPNKANGGCADMLKEETTQIIVQPRLALRPFVVDVSGHVLFGSQRCLP